The following DNA comes from Phytohabitans rumicis.
GGTCAGGTCGACGGTACGCGCCAGCCACGGCCGGGCCAGCGCCTCGAACTGCTCCCGCGTCACGTGCACGTGCGTGTCGAACAGCGGCACGTGCACCGTCGCCGACGGCGCCCGGGACAGCTGCTCCTTCACCGCGCGGGCCTCCTCGAAGAGGGTGTGCCGCTGGCGGCGTACCGCCTCGTCGTCGGACTCGCGCAGCCGCGCCCACAGTGCGGGGTCGCGCGTGGCCATCGCCTCGCCGACCAGGTCGACCACGGCGGCGTCCAGGTCCAGGCCGCCTACGTCGACGCCGTCGCTGGCGAGCACCTCCCACACCTGGTCGGGCCGGCGGCGCAGCACGCTGGTGTCGAACGTGCCGGCGCCGAAGTCGTACACCACCAGGGCGGCGCCGGGGGCACCGGGCGGCCGAGCACCGTCGTGAAGTAGGCCGCCGCCGCGACCGGCTCCGGCACGAGGGTCAACTGCCCGAGGCCCGCGCGCTGGGCGGCCTCCGCGAGCACGCCGCGCCTGGTCGTGGCCCAATTCGCCGGGTACGTCAGAACGGTGGCCCCCGGTGATCCGCCGCCGACCCGGGCGGCCTCGGCGGCGACCCGGCGCAGCACGGCGGCCACGAGCTCGGCCACGGGGTACTCGCGGGTGCCGAGCAGGACGGTCCCGTCGTCTATGCGACGCTTGGGGTTGGGCTCGAAGCGGGTCGGGTCGACCCGGGCGCCGCGGTGGGCGTCGCGCCCCACGAGCAGGGGCCGGTCATCTTCGCCGTACACCGCGGAGGACAGCAGCGGACCGGAGTCGAAAAGCAACTGTTGTACGCGCGCGCCCTGCACCGTGAGGGCCGCGACGGTGTGTGTCGTCCCGAAGTCGATGCCGAGCCGAGAGGATTCATATCCATACACGCCGCTACCGTAGCGACGCCCGTCAACCGATCCGCCATGCTAGTGATCGTTTGTCCCGTTATGATCAAGTGGACGCTCGCCGATTGGAGGAGACAGTGGACGTCGGTGCGGTCGCATGGCTGGTCACGATCGGTTTGATCCTCGGCCTACTGGCTGTGGACCTGGCCCTGGCGGCGGTACGCCCGCACGTGATCGGCTTCAAGGAGGCCGTCGCCTGGTCGCTGTTCTACATCGCGGTGGCGATCGGGTTCGGGCTGGTGCTCATCGCGCAGCACGGCGGCGAATTCGGCACCCAGTACTTCGCCGGCTACATCGTCGAGAAGAGCCTGTCGGTCGACAACCTGTTCGTGTTCGTCATCATCATGAGCACGTTCGCGGTGCCGGCCCAGTATCAGCACAAGGTGCTCACCTTCGGCATCATCCTGGCGCTGATCATGCGGGCCGCGTTCATCCTGCTGGGCGCCGCGCTGCTGAACCTGTTCACGTTCATGTTCCTGGTCTTCGGCCTCCTGCTGATCTTCACCGCGGTGCAGCTCTTCCGGCACCGCGACGAGGACCCCGACGTGCAGGAGAACGTGCTGGTCCGGGCCACCCGCCGGGTCCTGCCGGTCACGGACGGGTACTCCGGCGGCCGGCTGTTCACCCGCCTGGACGGCCGCCGTGCCGTGACGCCGCTGTTCATCGTGCTGGTCGCCATCGGCAGCACCGACCTGCTCTTCGCCCTCGACTCGATCCCGGCGGTCTTCGGCGTCACCGAGGAGCCGTACCTGGTGTTCACCGCGAACGCGTTCGCCCTGCTCGGCCTGCGCGCGCTGTACTTCCTGGTCAGCGGGCTGCTCGACCGGCTGGTCTACCTGTCCACGGGCCTGGCCATCATCCTGGCGTTCATCGGGGTCAAGCTGGTCCTGCACTGGGCCCACAAGGACATCGACGACAGCGTGCCCGAGGTCAGCACCGCGCTGTCCCTGGGCGTGATCGGGGTGGTCCTCACCGTCACCACCGTCGCCAGCCTCGTCAAGGTCCGCCGCGACCCGACCGCGCGCGCCCACGCCGGCTCGCTGCGCGCCACTCCCGTGAACGAGCGCAACGAACCGCGTCAATGACCGGCCGTCACCGTCGTTCGAAGAGTGCGACGGTGCCCTTGGTGACCTGCCACAGCCCGACCATGCGGTAGCCGTCGCCCAGCGCCCGGCCCAGGGCGCCGGCGCCATCCAACGGGGTGCCGGAGGACCACATCCGGAAGAGCCACACGCGCCCGGTGTCGCCGAGGCAGGGCACCGGATCCGGGCACTGCTCGGCGTCGAGCCGGCCGGCGTCGGCGGCCGGGCGGGTCAGTAACAGGTCGGTCGGGGCGGCGTCGCCCGGCAGGTAGTAGTCGATGCCGGCGCGGAGCGACCAGCGCCCGCGGGGTGGTAGACGATGCCGTCGCCCGCGCGCTGGTGGTCGGCGACGACCCGGGCCGCGGCGCGGAAGTCCGGGCCGTGGTGGGCGGCGGGACCGCGTAGCGTCCGGTGCGCGGGCAGGGCCGCCAGGGTCAGCGCGGCCAGCAGGGCACCGGCGAGGTAGGGCGTCGCGGGTGGCCGTACCGTCCGCAGGCCCGCCGCCGCGAGCAGGGCCGCGGGGGCCAGGACGAAGAGGGCGTACCGCGGCATCCACAGTGGATCCAGCAGGAACGACACGCCCAGCAGCAACACCGGCGGCACCGTCACCGCCACGAGTAGCTCCGCGACCAGCCGGCGTTCGGGCCGGCGGACCACCGCGAGCAGTGCGGCGAGCGCCAGCAGCAGGGCGGCCGTGCCCGAGCCGGCCAGGCTCCCCGGCGCCGCGCGCACGGTGCCCAGCGTCACCGGGGCCATCCAGTCCAGCTGGTCGCCGCGCTGGCCCAAGCCGAGCACGACCAGCGGCGCCACGAGAAGCAGCGCCACGGCGGTCGCCGGCACGGCGCGCAGGAGCCGCCGGTCCCGGTCCCGGTCGTGCCACCAGCGGGTGGCCAGTGCCCACGCGTGGCCGGCGAGCACCAGCAGGCCGAGGATGTGCGCCAGGCCGAGCAGCAGCACCGTCGCGGCGTACCCGATCCAGCGCCACCATCCTGGACGCCGCACCGCCTCGTAGAACAGCAGCGTCGCGAGCGTCGCGAGCAGGAAGGCGAAGCCGTAGGCGCGGGCGTCCTGGGCGTACCGGGACAGCGGTGGGAGCGTCGCCAGGATCAGGCCGGCGACGAGCCCGACCGCCGGATCGAGCAGCCGCCGGCCCAGTTCCGCCGCGACGCCCACGCCCGCCGCCATCGCGATCAGCGACGGGGCCCGCAGCGCGATCTCGGACGTGCCGAAGACGGCGGTCCAGCAATGCATGAACAGGTAGTACGGCGTGATGACCCCGTCCATGGCGCCGGCCTGCCGCAGGATGTCCTCGACGCTGCGCTGGCCGACCAGGTGCGTGGCGTTCTCGTCCCAGCCCAGCGCGGGGTGGCCGAGTCCGACGGCGCCGGTGACGAGCATCGCCAGTGCGGAAAACAGGGCAGGTGCCGCCCGCTTGAGTGTGTGGCTCACATGGGTGCATGCCCGTAGGCAGGCAACCGCGTCAGCGCGGGCCGCCGACCGTGGCCTGCCCCAGGACGCGGCGGTGCACCGCGCGTACCGCCGGGCCTGGCTCGATGCCCAACTCCTCGGTGAGCAGCCGGTACAGCCGCTGGTACGCGGCCAGCGCCTCGCCCTGCCGGCCGGCGCGGTGCAGGGCGGTCATCAGCTGGCCCAGAAGCGTTCCCGGAGCGGGTATCGGGCGGTCAGGCCCTGCAACTCGGCCACCAGCGCCGGGCTCGGGTCCGCCAGATCGAGCTCGATCCGCCGTTCCAGCGCCGCCAGCCGCCGGTCCACCAGCCGCGGCGCCTCCACCCGGTCCAGCCAGGCCGACCGCGCGTCCTGGAACGGGTCGCCGCGCCACAGCGCCAGCGCCGCCACCAGCAAGGCCCGCTCGGTATCGGGTTCGGTCGCGCGGGCGGCCGCGTCGACCAGCCGGACGAACAGCCGGGCGTCCACGTTGTCCGGCTCGACCATCAGCGCGTACCCGGCCGGCACCGTGCGGATCAGCTCCGCGCCCAGCAGGCGGCGCAGCCGCGCGACGTACACCTGGGTGGTCCGGCGGACGTCCTGCGGCGGGTCGTCTCCCCACACGGCGGCGGCCAGCCGCCCGATCGGCACCGGCTCGCCCGCGGCCAGCGCCAGCACCGCCAGCATCGTGCGGAGCCTCGATGCCGTCGGCACCACCGGCCGCCCGCGCACCGACACCGTCAGCGAACCCAACACCCCGATCAGCGGCACCCCCGTGCCGACCGCATTCCCCGTCACCGCACCACTGTCCGTCGTGGACCGTGCGGACGCCCGCCGCCGGCGCGGCGATGTCCGGAATCCTGGGACGCCGG
Coding sequences within:
- a CDS encoding glycosyltransferase family 39 protein, translated to MSHTLKRAAPALFSALAMLVTGAVGLGHPALGWDENATHLVGQRSVEDILRQAGAMDGVITPYYLFMHCWTAVFGTSEIALRAPSLIAMAAGVGVAAELGRRLLDPAVGLVAGLILATLPPLSRYAQDARAYGFAFLLATLATLLFYEAVRRPGWWRWIGYAATVLLLGLAHILGLLVLAGHAWALATRWWHDRDRDRRLLRAVPATAVALLLVAPLVVLGLGQRGDQLDWMAPVTLGTVRAAPGSLAGSGTAALLLALAALLAVVRRPERRLVAELLVAVTVPPVLLLGVSFLLDPLWMPRYALFVLAPAALLAAAGLRTVRPPATPYLAGALLAALTLAALPAHRTLRGPAAHHGPDFRAAARVVADHQRAGDGIVYHPAGAGRSAPASTTTCRATPPRPTCY
- a CDS encoding TerC family protein; this encodes MEETVDVGAVAWLVTIGLILGLLAVDLALAAVRPHVIGFKEAVAWSLFYIAVAIGFGLVLIAQHGGEFGTQYFAGYIVEKSLSVDNLFVFVIIMSTFAVPAQYQHKVLTFGIILALIMRAAFILLGAALLNLFTFMFLVFGLLLIFTAVQLFRHRDEDPDVQENVLVRATRRVLPVTDGYSGGRLFTRLDGRRAVTPLFIVLVAIGSTDLLFALDSIPAVFGVTEEPYLVFTANAFALLGLRALYFLVSGLLDRLVYLSTGLAIILAFIGVKLVLHWAHKDIDDSVPEVSTALSLGVIGVVLTVTTVASLVKVRRDPTARAHAGSLRATPVNERNEPRQ